Proteins co-encoded in one Zootoca vivipara chromosome 3, rZooViv1.1, whole genome shotgun sequence genomic window:
- the B3GNT2 gene encoding N-acetyllactosaminide beta-1,3-N-acetylglucosaminyltransferase 2: MSVGRRRLKLLGILMMVNFFIYVIVEVSKSSGQAKNSKRNVIIPQAKFWRRFVPHKAYWNKQQQKLERLSNPIFALLTNMTVEESLSSNGSFSNACDPDPFVASQINGFKDLPDRFKDFLHYLRCRNYSLLVDQPHKCKHKPFLLLAIKSLIPHFDRRQAIRQSWGKEIKSGDATVVRVFLLGQNSPEDNFPDLSDMLKFESETHRDILLWDYKDTFFNLTLKEVLFLKWVSNSCPDAQFIFKGDDDVFVNTHQILDYLKSLTKDKAKDLFIGDVIKDAGPHRDKTLKYYIPESIYEGSYPPYAGGGGFLYSGDLALRLANASDQVLLYPIDDVYTGMCLQKLGLAPEKHKGFKTFGIEEKHRDNICSYTNLMLVHSRQPQEIIKIWTNLQDPDLSC; the protein is encoded by the coding sequence ATGAGTGTTGGACGCAGAAGATTAAAGTTGCTGGGAATTCTAATGATGGTCAACTTCTTTATATATGTGATTGTGGAGGTGTCAAAGAGCAGTGGCCAAGCAAAGAATTCAAAAAGGAATGTTATAATACCACAGGCCAAATTCTGGAGAAGATTTGTTCCTCACAAGGCATATTGGAATAAACAGCAACAGAAGTTGGAACGCTTATCCAATCCCATTTTTGCATTGCTTACAAATATGACAGTGGAAGAAAGCTTATCTTCTAATGGCAGCTTTTCAAATGCCTGTGATCCTGACCCATTTGTAGCTTCACAAATTAATGGCTTTAAAGACTTGCCAGATAGATTTAAAGACTTCTTGCATTACTTGAGATGTAGAAACTATTCATTATTAGTGGACCAACCACACAAGTGCAAACATAAACCTTTTCTGCTTCTGGCTATCAAATCACTTATTCCCCATTTTGACAGAAGACAAGCAATCCGACAGTCTTGGGGAAAAGAAATTAAATCGGGAGATGCAACTGTTGTGAGGGTCTTCCTGTTAGGCCAGAACTCTCCGGAGGATAACTTTCCTGATCTTTCAGATATGTTGAAATTTGAGAGTGAAACCCACCGAGATATTCTTTTATGGGACTACAAAGATACTTTCTTCAATTTGACCCTGAAAGAGGTACTGTTTCTGAAATGGGTGAGCAACAGCTGCCCAGATGCACAGTTTATTTTCAAGGGAGATGATGATGTTTTTGTGAACACGCATCAGATTCTGGATTACTTGAAGAGTTTAACCAAGGATAAAGCCAAAGACTTGTTCATAGGTGATGTGATCAAAGATGCTGGACCTCATCGTGACAAGACACTGAAATACTATATCCCAGAAAGTATTTATGAAGGCTCTTACCCTCCATATGCAGGAGGTGGTGGGTTTCTCTACTCTGGTGATCTTGCATTAAGATTAGCCAATGCATCTGACCAAGTCCTGCTCTATCCCATTGATGATGTCTATACAGGAATGTGCCTTCAGAAACTTGGGCTTGCTCCTGAAAAACATAAAGGCTTCAAGACTTTTGGCATTGAAGAGAAACACAGGGATAATATTTGTTCCTACACAAATCTAATGTTGGTCCACAGCAGGCAACCCCAAGAAATTATTAAGATTTGGACGAACTTGCAAGATCCAGATTTAAGTTGTTGA